The following proteins come from a genomic window of Pirellula staleyi DSM 6068:
- a CDS encoding sigma-54 dependent transcriptional regulator yields the protein MTMLASAPTLTGRILVVDDNARARQSMCDVLRHAGNDVQMCASAIEALQKLPSQEFDLILTDLQMPGMDGLQFIRALQDRKIDSQVVMVTAFASVSSAVEAMRHGALDYLEKPFDADQLEQLVQRALARGRRGAAHSAVTSSSQPWHSMMIGTSSAMQRLRSQIAVAAPTGETVLISGESGTGKELVARCVHAASGRATKALVSLNCPALSPQLMESELFGHERGAFTSADAPRVGRFELADGGTILLDEITEIELPLQAKLLRVLQEKSFERVGSSETLEVDVRVIATTNREIRQEVVAGRFRQDLFYRLAVVPLVVPALRDRREDVPLLVEHFLGAAAVRLERSPITVDRAASDLLCSYHWPGNVRELENLMTRASILATSEKLSADDLRSWLLEPEAMHSAGSGNSSGESELQAGMKLEDMERRLIEATLDHYEGHRARAAQALGIGIRTLSNKLRQYGYAPRARSFVRAA from the coding sequence ATGACCATGCTCGCATCCGCCCCCACGCTCACCGGTAGAATTCTGGTTGTCGACGACAATGCCCGCGCGCGGCAAAGCATGTGCGATGTGCTGCGACATGCCGGAAACGACGTGCAAATGTGCGCCAGTGCCATCGAAGCACTGCAGAAGCTGCCGTCGCAAGAGTTCGACCTGATTCTCACCGACTTGCAAATGCCAGGCATGGATGGACTGCAGTTCATTCGCGCTTTGCAAGATCGCAAAATCGACTCGCAGGTGGTGATGGTCACCGCTTTTGCTTCGGTCTCTTCGGCTGTCGAAGCGATGCGGCATGGAGCGCTCGACTATCTCGAGAAACCGTTCGATGCCGATCAACTCGAACAGCTCGTACAGAGGGCTTTGGCCCGGGGTCGCCGTGGCGCAGCGCATTCGGCTGTCACCTCCTCGAGTCAACCTTGGCACTCGATGATGATCGGCACCAGCAGCGCGATGCAGCGTTTGCGATCGCAGATTGCCGTTGCCGCTCCCACCGGCGAAACCGTGCTCATTTCGGGCGAAAGTGGCACCGGCAAGGAACTGGTTGCCCGCTGCGTGCATGCTGCGAGTGGCCGAGCAACCAAGGCACTCGTCAGCCTCAACTGCCCTGCCCTCTCGCCGCAGTTGATGGAAAGCGAGCTCTTTGGCCATGAGCGTGGCGCTTTCACCAGCGCCGATGCGCCTCGCGTTGGACGTTTTGAACTCGCCGATGGTGGCACCATTCTGCTCGACGAAATCACCGAAATCGAACTCCCGCTGCAAGCGAAACTGCTGCGCGTGCTGCAAGAGAAGTCGTTCGAACGTGTCGGATCGAGCGAAACCCTCGAAGTCGACGTGCGGGTCATTGCCACCACCAACCGCGAAATCCGTCAGGAAGTGGTCGCAGGTCGATTCCGCCAAGATCTGTTCTATCGCCTCGCCGTCGTGCCGCTGGTAGTCCCCGCGCTGCGCGATCGTCGCGAAGATGTTCCGCTGCTGGTCGAACACTTCCTCGGTGCAGCTGCCGTTCGACTCGAGCGTTCTCCCATCACCGTCGATCGAGCCGCCAGCGATTTGCTGTGCAGCTATCACTGGCCGGGGAATGTGCGTGAACTCGAAAACCTGATGACCCGGGCCAGCATCCTGGCAACCAGCGAAAAGCTCTCCGCCGATGACCTGCGCAGCTGGCTTCTCGAACCCGAAGCGATGCATTCGGCTGGCAGCGGCAACAGCAGCGGCGAGAGCGAACTGCAAGCTGGCATGAAGCTCGAGGATATGGAGCGCCGTCTGATCGAGGCGACTCTCGATCACTACGAAGGGCATCGTGCTCGCGCCGCTCAAGCCCTCGGGATTGGCATTCGCACCCTTTCGAACAAGCTGCGGCAGTATGGCTATGCCCCACGTGCTCGCAGCTTTGTAAGAGCCGCTTAA
- a CDS encoding flagellar biosynthesis/type III secretory pathway lipoprotein-like protein, whose protein sequence is MDFFNKAAAQLTELVRSMSPGTRLATGLLLIVVVVSIGYLFQYQVTSGDEYLLDGRPFSGAELTNIESAFAQAGLGKSTVDGNRIRIPRGQKEIYLAALAENDALPADFYRYLDEAAASDTPFTSSRSMEMKKWNAKQKELALIISRMKGVEAATVQYDEELKGGLTRSKQKTAMVAVQTAGGALEDAQLKSIRNVIASAYAGLDRRDITVTDMTSGLSYGGGSSTDGSMSEEDSIYAAHKQKYERDWQRKIADQLAMIPGVIVGVNVELSPELSHQSQTIKLDAKPVAVESNEFTKEQSSTSPSPAGRPGAIPNGVGNQPVAVNNTSSANESQTSESRSEVRNVPGHEQTVMKRAPLVPTVVTASIDIPASYFTRIWRERNPQPAGAPPKQPDAAEIAKIETETKGKVQETVRNLLPPVSQGTNPYPHIAVATYTDLPGSPMPEASIAETATAWFGSNWQTLAVLGVGMFALVMLRSMTRPLPLPPAPANASSSLKIADTDADDDEEAASPASALRRRLAGGPNIKDELRDMVKEDPDAAANILRNWIGDAA, encoded by the coding sequence ATGGACTTCTTCAACAAAGCTGCCGCACAACTCACGGAACTCGTGCGTTCGATGTCCCCCGGGACTCGATTGGCCACGGGCCTGCTGCTCATCGTAGTGGTTGTGAGCATCGGCTATCTGTTTCAGTATCAGGTCACCTCAGGGGATGAGTATCTGCTCGATGGCCGACCCTTTTCTGGCGCCGAACTAACGAACATCGAATCCGCTTTTGCTCAGGCTGGACTCGGCAAGTCGACCGTCGATGGGAATCGGATTCGGATTCCCCGCGGACAGAAAGAAATCTATCTCGCCGCGCTCGCCGAAAACGATGCGCTCCCCGCCGACTTCTATCGCTATCTCGATGAAGCAGCCGCCAGCGATACCCCCTTCACTTCCTCGCGCTCGATGGAAATGAAGAAGTGGAACGCTAAGCAAAAGGAACTCGCTCTCATCATTTCGCGAATGAAAGGGGTGGAAGCTGCCACCGTGCAGTACGACGAAGAGTTGAAAGGTGGCCTCACACGCTCGAAGCAAAAAACGGCAATGGTCGCGGTGCAAACGGCAGGTGGAGCCCTCGAAGATGCGCAGCTGAAATCGATCCGCAACGTGATTGCTTCGGCCTATGCGGGGCTCGATCGTCGCGACATCACGGTTACCGACATGACGAGTGGTCTGTCGTATGGTGGTGGTTCGTCGACCGATGGAAGCATGTCGGAAGAAGACAGCATCTACGCCGCACATAAGCAGAAATACGAGCGCGACTGGCAACGTAAAATCGCCGATCAGCTGGCGATGATTCCAGGTGTAATTGTCGGCGTGAATGTCGAACTGAGCCCTGAACTCTCGCATCAATCGCAAACCATCAAGCTCGATGCTAAACCGGTTGCCGTCGAAAGCAACGAGTTCACGAAAGAGCAATCGAGCACGTCCCCATCCCCTGCGGGACGTCCCGGCGCGATTCCCAATGGTGTCGGCAATCAACCAGTAGCAGTGAATAACACGTCGAGCGCCAATGAGAGCCAGACGAGCGAGTCGCGCTCCGAAGTACGCAATGTCCCCGGTCATGAACAAACCGTGATGAAGCGTGCGCCGCTGGTCCCGACTGTGGTGACAGCTTCGATCGACATTCCTGCCAGCTACTTCACTCGCATTTGGCGCGAGCGTAATCCTCAGCCTGCTGGTGCCCCACCCAAGCAACCTGATGCCGCCGAAATTGCCAAAATCGAGACCGAAACCAAAGGGAAAGTGCAAGAGACCGTTCGCAACCTCCTGCCACCTGTGTCGCAAGGGACCAATCCTTACCCGCATATCGCCGTCGCTACGTATACCGATCTGCCTGGCTCGCCGATGCCGGAAGCGAGCATTGCCGAAACTGCGACCGCCTGGTTTGGCTCGAACTGGCAAACACTGGCCGTGCTTGGCGTCGGGATGTTCGCCCTCGTGATGCTGCGGAGCATGACCCGACCTCTACCACTTCCACCTGCACCAGCGAACGCCAGCTCGTCGCTGAAAATTGCAGATACCGACGCTGACGACGATGAAGAAGCTGCGTCCCCAGCAAGTGCTCTTCGCCGACGACTCGCCGGTGGCCCCAATATCAAAGATGAACTGCGTGACATGGTGAAAGAAGATCCCGACGCTGCTGCCAACATCCTGCGGAACTGGATTGGCGACGCGGCTTAG
- the fliJ gene encoding flagellar export protein FliJ, with amino-acid sequence MAPFRFRFQTLLNMRVSERAQKQGDLAKALEAMDVLERQELELEREATQLVESSRAVIQPGAMDVDAVVRIQRHRLILKASVDQLRKRKSDVKAEVDRRRSVLVEADRQVRVMEKLAEKLETAHTTEELAREQKLMDELAVLRSFSRRGAYE; translated from the coding sequence ATGGCTCCGTTTCGCTTTCGATTTCAGACACTGCTGAACATGCGAGTGTCGGAGCGCGCGCAGAAGCAGGGAGATCTCGCCAAGGCGCTCGAAGCGATGGACGTGCTTGAGCGTCAAGAGCTTGAGCTCGAGCGCGAGGCTACGCAGCTCGTCGAGAGTAGTCGCGCGGTGATTCAGCCCGGGGCGATGGATGTCGATGCGGTCGTTCGAATTCAGCGGCATCGACTGATTCTTAAGGCATCGGTCGATCAACTCCGCAAACGCAAAAGCGATGTAAAGGCTGAAGTCGACCGTCGGCGATCTGTGCTGGTAGAAGCCGATCGACAGGTTCGTGTGATGGAGAAACTGGCCGAAAAACTCGAAACCGCGCATACGACCGAAGAACTAGCTCGCGAACAGAAGCTAATGGACGAACTGGCAGTGCTTCGCAGCTTCTCTCGACGAGGAGCGTACGAATGA
- a CDS encoding flagellar protein FlgN: MTLPTQQLARLVAAKLEVLELLVRIANTQLSLITSGEMSTLLTVLTAKQQLITRMQSIESQLAPFRDEDPDARVWGSPAERKKCQDDARRSEALLAEILTAEKQAEVLMIQRRDQTALRLDSMHSAGEAGNAYAGSHYGAVTGSQLRYEG; this comes from the coding sequence ATGACACTTCCCACTCAACAGCTCGCTCGCCTGGTTGCTGCCAAGCTCGAAGTGCTCGAGTTATTGGTCCGTATCGCGAATACGCAATTGTCGCTGATCACTTCGGGCGAGATGAGTACGCTGCTGACCGTGCTCACCGCCAAGCAACAGCTGATCACGCGCATGCAGTCGATCGAATCGCAGCTTGCGCCGTTTCGCGATGAAGACCCCGACGCCCGTGTGTGGGGCTCGCCCGCCGAACGCAAAAAATGTCAAGACGATGCCCGTCGCTCGGAAGCGCTGCTGGCCGAGATTCTCACCGCTGAAAAACAGGCGGAAGTGCTGATGATTCAGCGTCGCGACCAAACCGCACTGCGTCTGGATTCGATGCATAGCGCCGGCGAAGCTGGCAATGCTTATGCAGGTTCCCACTACGGTGCCGTCACCGGCAGTCAACTTCGCTACGAAGGTTAA
- the fliE gene encoding flagellar hook-basal body complex protein FliE produces the protein MTSIQGLSLPIPLSPPSTGAIGGAEQTGGAQPFKNVLLEALDQVNNVQHDADQAVQQLVTGGDVNPAEVLTTLQKADMSFRMMMQIRNKLVQAYQEVSNIRI, from the coding sequence ATGACATCGATTCAAGGTTTATCGCTACCGATTCCCCTCTCGCCCCCCTCGACCGGCGCGATTGGCGGAGCTGAACAAACCGGTGGTGCGCAGCCCTTCAAGAACGTGCTGCTGGAAGCACTCGATCAAGTGAACAACGTGCAGCACGACGCCGACCAAGCAGTGCAGCAGCTCGTCACCGGCGGTGATGTGAACCCGGCCGAAGTGCTGACGACACTCCAAAAGGCCGACATGTCGTTTCGCATGATGATGCAGATTCGAAACAAGCTAGTGCAGGCCTATCAGGAGGTTAGCAACATTCGCATTTAA
- a CDS encoding HAMP domain-containing sensor histidine kinase: MDDATLTIAPSMIDGDLRTILEAWNTATMRLEETHLALQAEVRRLSDELEAKNRELARRNRLADLGQMASHVAHEVRNSLVPMKLYLTLLRRRMGHDADTAQLLEQFVSGFSALETTVNDLLHFSSDRDPSNKKFVLEPLLREIIASLAPQLDAQKIQATVDADPKLVIYADRDMIRRAVLNLVLNAIDVMPEGGSLIITAVATAHAIDIEVADSGSGIGESTLAHLFEPFFTTKSSGTGLGLAIVERIAEAHGGHIIACNCPDGGAAFTISIPRQNEEPRS; the protein is encoded by the coding sequence ATGGACGACGCCACACTTACCATTGCCCCCTCGATGATCGACGGCGACCTGCGCACGATTCTCGAGGCGTGGAACACTGCCACGATGCGACTCGAAGAGACGCATCTCGCGCTGCAGGCTGAAGTACGTCGACTGTCAGACGAACTCGAAGCCAAGAATCGCGAACTCGCGCGCCGCAATCGACTAGCCGACCTCGGGCAAATGGCCTCGCACGTGGCCCATGAAGTCCGTAACAGCCTCGTTCCGATGAAGCTCTACCTGACGCTGCTTCGCCGTCGCATGGGACACGATGCGGATACCGCTCAACTGCTCGAGCAGTTTGTCAGCGGCTTTTCCGCTCTCGAAACCACGGTGAACGATCTGCTTCACTTCTCGAGTGATCGCGACCCGAGCAATAAAAAGTTTGTCCTCGAACCACTGCTTCGCGAGATTATTGCGTCGCTTGCACCTCAGCTCGACGCTCAAAAGATTCAAGCCACTGTCGACGCCGATCCCAAGCTCGTTATCTATGCCGATCGCGACATGATCCGCCGCGCGGTACTGAACCTGGTACTCAACGCCATCGATGTAATGCCCGAAGGGGGCTCGCTGATCATCACAGCAGTTGCCACGGCTCACGCAATCGACATTGAAGTCGCCGACAGTGGAAGTGGCATTGGCGAATCGACCCTCGCTCACCTGTTCGAACCTTTTTTCACGACCAAAAGCAGCGGCACAGGCCTTGGCCTCGCGATCGTCGAACGGATCGCTGAAGCGCATGGCGGTCACATCATCGCCTGCAATTGCCCCGATGGGGGCGCCGCTTTCACCATCTCTATCCCGCGTCAGAATGAGGAACCCCGCTCATGA
- a CDS encoding FliI/YscN family ATPase: MMNDYISQLDSIVTSRISGSIVRTEGLTAAAAGFPAPLGSLALIERQAGAPVEAEVIGFRDNLTLLFPLGDVIGIRQGNRVTLARSTRSVRVGNQLLGRVIDARGRVIDNKPAPVLADRVPLDRKPPAATSRPRIDTTFSTGVRAIDGLLTCGVGQRIGVFAGSGVGKSVTLGMMAKYSSADVIVIGLIGERGREVNEFLERDLGPTGLARSVCVVATSDEPAIMRVQAASTATAVAEYFRDQGKNVLLMMDSLTRFALAQREIGLAAGEPPTTRGYPPSVFALLPRLVERAGRTPQGSITAIYSVLVEGDDVNEPVSDTVRGLLDGHVILSRKLAAQSHYPAIEVLGSISRLFTEITTPQQRSAAAIVRELLSAYREHEDLISIGAYRTGANPTVDTAIAMRGEILQFLKQSIDEKTDVAKASEELLKLAMRCQQPRKAAVAQAPVMQQPPRRN; the protein is encoded by the coding sequence ATGATGAACGACTATATCTCACAGCTCGATTCGATCGTCACTTCACGCATCTCGGGAAGTATTGTCCGAACCGAAGGCTTGACCGCGGCAGCCGCTGGATTTCCGGCTCCCCTTGGCAGCCTCGCCCTGATCGAACGACAGGCTGGTGCGCCGGTCGAAGCAGAAGTAATTGGGTTTCGCGATAACCTGACGCTGCTGTTTCCACTCGGTGATGTCATCGGAATTCGCCAAGGAAATCGTGTGACCTTGGCTCGCTCGACACGCAGCGTGCGAGTCGGAAATCAGCTTCTCGGACGCGTGATCGACGCGCGGGGTCGAGTGATCGATAACAAGCCAGCCCCTGTGCTCGCCGATCGTGTGCCCCTCGATCGCAAGCCACCTGCTGCCACATCGCGGCCACGTATCGACACCACTTTCTCCACAGGAGTGCGGGCGATTGATGGTCTGCTGACCTGCGGCGTGGGACAGCGTATCGGTGTGTTTGCCGGATCGGGCGTGGGCAAAAGTGTGACGCTCGGCATGATGGCAAAGTACTCGTCGGCCGACGTGATTGTGATCGGACTCATTGGGGAGCGAGGTCGCGAAGTCAACGAATTTCTCGAGCGTGATCTTGGTCCCACTGGGCTCGCGCGGAGCGTCTGTGTCGTCGCAACAAGCGATGAGCCTGCGATCATGCGCGTGCAAGCTGCTTCGACAGCCACCGCGGTTGCCGAATACTTTCGGGACCAAGGGAAGAACGTGCTGCTGATGATGGACTCGCTCACACGTTTTGCGCTCGCGCAGCGCGAGATCGGGCTAGCCGCTGGCGAACCACCGACAACGCGCGGATATCCACCGAGCGTGTTTGCGCTACTGCCGCGACTCGTGGAGCGCGCGGGGCGGACGCCGCAAGGGAGCATCACCGCCATTTATAGCGTGCTGGTTGAAGGGGATGACGTCAACGAACCGGTGAGCGATACCGTTCGCGGTTTGCTCGACGGACACGTGATTCTTTCACGAAAACTGGCCGCACAGTCGCACTATCCAGCGATTGAAGTGCTGGGAAGTATCAGCCGACTCTTCACCGAAATCACAACACCGCAGCAGCGAAGTGCAGCAGCCATTGTGCGCGAACTGCTGTCGGCCTATCGCGAACATGAAGACCTGATCTCGATCGGCGCCTACCGAACCGGTGCGAATCCCACGGTAGATACCGCGATCGCAATGCGGGGCGAGATTCTACAGTTCCTGAAACAAAGCATCGACGAAAAAACCGATGTCGCGAAGGCCAGCGAAGAGCTGCTGAAACTCGCGATGCGATGCCAGCAGCCTCGCAAAGCAGCGGTAGCACAGGCCCCAGTCATGCAACAACCACCACGTCGCAATTAA
- the flgB gene encoding flagellar basal body rod protein FlgB has translation MLPGLLNSTNIPALAEVLNFAQARHGVLVSNVANINTPGYRTRDLSVSHFQEKLKEAMEVSQSTGSSISPGIVSADPGDPMRSVRASMDNILYHDDTNIDLEKQVAEINKNQMLHNIALTIMTDQFELLQQAISERV, from the coding sequence ATGTTGCCAGGCTTGCTTAATTCCACGAATATCCCAGCGCTTGCCGAAGTCCTCAACTTCGCTCAAGCAAGGCATGGGGTGCTCGTGTCGAACGTCGCGAACATCAACACGCCCGGCTATCGAACGCGCGATCTTTCGGTCAGTCACTTTCAAGAGAAGTTGAAAGAGGCGATGGAGGTTTCGCAGTCGACCGGCAGCAGCATTTCGCCAGGAATTGTCTCCGCAGATCCTGGTGATCCGATGCGGAGCGTGCGTGCCTCGATGGACAACATCTTGTATCACGACGACACGAATATCGACCTCGAAAAACAGGTAGCCGAGATCAACAAAAACCAGATGCTGCACAACATCGCTTTAACGATCATGACCGATCAGTTCGAGCTGCTGCAGCAAGCGATTAGCGAACGCGTTTAG
- the flgC gene encoding flagellar basal body rod protein FlgC: protein MHTALDISTSALVAQRIRLDTISSNLANMTSLERDASGEMKPYEGKYVRFEADPELATRHGAVGVKVSSIETETVEPLYRWQPDHPYAIKEGPRKGYVAYPRINQTAEFVDALVATRAYEANVGVMEITKNMSQQTLRILG, encoded by the coding sequence ATGCATACCGCTCTCGACATTAGTACGAGCGCACTGGTTGCCCAGCGCATCAGGCTCGACACCATCTCGAGCAATCTGGCGAACATGACTTCGCTCGAACGCGACGCCAGCGGCGAGATGAAACCGTACGAAGGGAAGTACGTACGATTCGAAGCCGATCCCGAGCTGGCCACCCGGCATGGCGCCGTGGGTGTGAAAGTCAGTTCGATCGAAACCGAAACGGTAGAGCCCCTCTATCGCTGGCAGCCCGATCATCCGTATGCGATCAAAGAAGGCCCCCGCAAGGGCTATGTCGCGTACCCACGTATCAATCAGACCGCCGAGTTTGTCGACGCCCTCGTAGCGACCCGCGCCTACGAAGCGAATGTCGGTGTGATGGAAATCACGAAGAACATGAGTCAACAAACCTTGCGAATTCTCGGATAA
- a CDS encoding FliH/SctL family protein has translation MAGIIKASGSNPSHVAAGSTTFQFDDIERSYLVRVRAEANTIVEQARAEAAKIRAQAAEQGKQAAIQAAEQALKSRVDQQLQSLLPALQQAVRELVDARHLWQQHWESHSIKLASAIASKLIRRELASDPQLPLTLVREALQMVVGADRVTIRLNPEDHALLNESAARLAAQLRPISACDVIADATIERGGCRVDTQLGSIDQQFDSQLQRIVEELS, from the coding sequence ATGGCTGGCATCATCAAAGCTTCAGGTTCGAATCCTTCGCATGTCGCAGCTGGAAGCACAACGTTCCAGTTCGACGACATCGAGCGTTCGTACCTTGTTCGAGTACGTGCCGAAGCCAACACCATCGTGGAACAAGCGCGAGCCGAAGCTGCCAAGATTCGTGCCCAAGCTGCGGAACAAGGAAAACAGGCTGCAATTCAAGCAGCTGAGCAAGCCCTGAAATCGCGTGTCGATCAGCAACTGCAGTCGCTCCTGCCTGCATTGCAGCAAGCGGTCCGCGAACTTGTCGACGCACGTCACTTATGGCAGCAGCACTGGGAATCGCACTCGATCAAGCTGGCATCGGCGATTGCCTCGAAATTGATTCGCCGCGAACTGGCGAGTGATCCACAGCTTCCGTTAACGCTTGTTCGTGAAGCGCTGCAGATGGTGGTGGGGGCCGACCGCGTGACGATTCGTCTCAACCCTGAAGATCACGCGCTGCTCAATGAAAGTGCTGCACGACTGGCGGCCCAACTTCGGCCGATTTCAGCCTGCGATGTGATTGCTGATGCCACCATCGAGCGCGGTGGATGCCGAGTCGACACACAGCTCGGCTCGATCGATCAGCAGTTCGATAGTCAACTCCAGCGCATCGTGGAGGAGCTGTCGTAG
- a CDS encoding FliG C-terminal domain-containing protein, whose amino-acid sequence MTTTSNSLRRAAILVSTLDQASADRLLDQLPPDQADRIRSAIMSLDDFSDDEQQRIAADFLGRSDARATVSSESDVELELSSAAQSRNDSFIPRSQDDARYSEPSSPSRSQPAQDDAPLKFLEEIDPALVAQVLVREHPQTLAVVIASLSAAAAAKVLEQLPPAVSTETLHRMAFLHDMSAEVVADLARELRKQLDAHPAGVRPAAKNAVLAVIDALHGSRRRHLVDELASRDARLVKQLGLGKTEAPQAGRSAEQHESVDRSDSRRTVTTNTSVPRKRLSIEFDQLTNLDDAGLKRVLSEVAPRTAMLALSVAEPALIKRILKQLPARDAAALSRELDSPGPVRLRELEAAQYEVAAIADDLIRRGELTLRQR is encoded by the coding sequence ATGACCACCACTTCGAACTCATTACGCCGCGCTGCGATCCTGGTATCGACGCTCGATCAAGCATCTGCTGATCGTTTGCTCGATCAATTGCCGCCCGATCAAGCGGATCGAATTCGTAGTGCGATCATGAGCCTCGATGATTTTTCGGATGATGAACAGCAGCGTATCGCTGCTGATTTTCTCGGACGTAGCGATGCTCGCGCCACGGTTAGCTCCGAGAGCGATGTCGAACTCGAGCTCTCATCGGCTGCTCAAAGTCGCAACGATAGTTTCATCCCCCGCTCGCAGGACGACGCGCGCTACAGCGAGCCCTCCTCCCCTTCGCGGAGCCAACCAGCCCAAGACGATGCGCCCCTAAAATTCCTTGAAGAGATCGATCCGGCTCTCGTCGCGCAAGTCCTTGTGCGTGAGCACCCGCAAACGCTAGCGGTCGTGATCGCTAGTCTGAGTGCCGCAGCTGCTGCCAAAGTGCTCGAGCAACTCCCCCCCGCTGTAAGCACAGAAACATTGCACCGGATGGCTTTCCTGCACGACATGTCGGCAGAAGTGGTGGCCGATCTCGCACGGGAACTTCGCAAACAACTCGATGCTCATCCAGCTGGTGTGCGTCCTGCGGCGAAAAACGCGGTGCTCGCCGTCATCGATGCCCTGCATGGCTCGCGCCGTCGCCACTTGGTCGACGAACTTGCCTCGCGCGATGCACGCCTGGTGAAGCAGCTGGGACTCGGAAAGACCGAGGCTCCTCAAGCAGGTCGCAGCGCCGAGCAGCATGAAAGCGTCGACCGCTCGGACAGCCGCCGAACTGTCACCACGAACACCAGCGTGCCGCGAAAACGACTCTCGATCGAGTTTGATCAACTGACGAACCTCGACGACGCCGGGCTCAAACGGGTGCTGAGTGAAGTCGCTCCGCGTACCGCCATGCTTGCTCTTTCGGTGGCCGAACCAGCGCTGATTAAACGCATTTTGAAACAACTTCCCGCGCGCGATGCCGCCGCCCTATCGCGAGAACTCGACAGCCCCGGCCCCGTCCGTCTCCGGGAGCTCGAAGCAGCTCAGTATGAAGTCGCTGCGATTGCTGACGACCTCATCCGACGTGGCGAACTTACCCTTCGTCAGCGCTAG